Proteins co-encoded in one Spirosoma endbachense genomic window:
- a CDS encoding SGNH/GDSL hydrolase family protein: MKKTLFFFLVPLLLACSQGGSNDPAPGTGSSTTPGTGTNPGTGSSALGKGQPGVVGLAGIDAWDKLAVSERDRIKGWNTLFLHQSVGQDLEEGAKANGFPFEYYGKGDQTTKGLHGGIFVDVGGIPNGNPQEKIRVFRENALANKASLNIAVFKFGYVDIQDNNFEQVKTDYKKMVDELRAAIPGLRFVHLTPPLVYSTADYEGNAAKMKVGQWMESTFNATDVIFDLQELESNNGACQQTNVWRICPENRNTAADPSDVNGVDSSDGQGHIGKKAGQRISKALLMSIYNAGK; encoded by the coding sequence ATGAAAAAGACACTGTTTTTCTTTTTAGTACCGCTCCTTCTTGCCTGTAGCCAGGGCGGAAGTAACGACCCCGCTCCGGGAACAGGTAGCAGCACAACACCCGGCACCGGCACCAATCCGGGTACTGGTTCATCGGCGCTGGGCAAAGGCCAGCCCGGAGTAGTCGGACTGGCAGGTATTGACGCCTGGGATAAGCTGGCCGTTTCTGAACGAGACCGCATCAAAGGCTGGAATACGCTTTTCCTCCATCAGTCAGTTGGTCAGGATCTGGAAGAGGGCGCAAAGGCCAATGGGTTTCCATTCGAGTATTATGGCAAAGGTGATCAGACAACGAAAGGGCTTCACGGCGGCATTTTCGTCGATGTGGGCGGCATTCCCAATGGAAATCCACAGGAGAAAATCAGGGTGTTCCGCGAAAACGCATTGGCCAATAAAGCCAGCCTGAACATTGCGGTATTCAAGTTCGGGTACGTCGATATTCAGGACAACAATTTTGAGCAGGTAAAAACAGACTACAAAAAAATGGTCGACGAGCTGCGGGCGGCCATTCCGGGGCTTCGCTTTGTGCATCTGACCCCGCCACTGGTCTATTCAACAGCAGATTATGAAGGCAACGCGGCCAAAATGAAGGTCGGTCAATGGATGGAATCCACCTTCAACGCTACCGATGTCATTTTTGATTTGCAGGAACTCGAAAGCAACAACGGAGCCTGTCAGCAAACCAATGTCTGGCGCATCTGTCCTGAAAACCGCAATACGGCTGCCGACCCATCGGATGTCAATGGCGTAGACTCGTCTGATGGACAGGGTCATATCGGCAAAAAAGCAGGACAGCGAATCAGTAAAGCACTTTTGATGAGTATTTACAACGCTGGGAAATAA